Within the Methanorbis furvi genome, the region ATGGGTCTACGATTGAGAAGGCGCGTCAGCTTGTCCACCGGTTCTATGGGAAGGAGGTCGGGGATATTGCTGTTCCTGAGGAGGAGGTTTTGTGATGACGGACGGACTGGTGTTTGATGAGCTGTGGAGGATTATCTGTGAGCGTGCTGATGTGGATCCCGGGAAAAAGTCGTATGTGCGGCATCTGCTGTTCCATGAGAAGGGGATTGATAAGCCGCTTGAGAAGGTGGGGGAGGAGGCCTGTGAGTTTGTGCTTGCGGTGAAGAACGGCCATGAGGAGGAGATTGTCGGAGAGGCGGCGGATCTGCTGTTTCATATGATGGTTGCGCTGAAGGCTGCGGGTGTGGATTTTAAAAAGGTGGAGGAGGAGCTTGAGGTCAGACAGGCCGGTATGCACCTCCACGACTGATTTTTTTGTGATTAATTTGAATTCGCATGCTGTCCTGCTTTGCTCGAAGGCGGCGGTTGAACGGGATACTGAGTTTTATAAAAAAAAAGAGTGTCGGGATTTTATCCCCGATCTTCATCGGCAGTTGTTCGATGAGTCCGATCAAGCCACCGGTCGTTCCAGGCATAAATTGGACCTGCGAGAACCAGTGCGGCGCAGGCGATGCCTTGAGCTGCAATGCCGATGACAAGAATGGTAGTAAGTGTGTCCATAATGATTCTCCTTTTGATTATGTTTGAACAGTGATATCTCAATCAACCGTGTGACCGAGTCCCGCAGGGACGATTCCTGAAAGGAATCGTAAAGCAGGCCGAAGGCATGCGGCTACGAGAGATGCCGAGCCGATACATTTGTGTGGGGTTGCCCGCCCGGTTCCCGGGCGGATCCAACCCCACATTACGAATGTGTCGGGGCGGTTAGTTTAGGGTTGTAATCGTATCAGCCCATTCCTCAACCTTAGCAAGAATCGCATCGGCCTCGTAAGAACTGATCTTCAGCTCCTTCCTGTTGAAATCGAGCTGGTAATTCTCACCGGTCGGATCATGGACCCTCACCCTGACACTCCAAGAATCCTTGGCAGCATCGTGGTCAACGATCATATTCTCGCCGAAAAGTCCGGTGAGGGTATCATTCTCCAGAAGAGAAGCAATAATCGCATCATAAGCCTGTCTGGTCGGAGCAGTGAGAACAATACTGCCCTCCACTTTCCCAAGAGAATTCAGATAAGCAATGGTCGCTTTATAGACCTCCTTACTCACAAACACCCCGTCCACCGTCTGGCCGGAGGTCTGATACGCAGCTGCACCAAGCGGATTCTCCTCGCTCTTCAGCGCAGCAATGTTTGCATCAAACGCAGTCGCGTTCGTGATCGGTACCGTGAAGACACGCTTTGCGCCCTTCACAACAGAAGTTGGGACGAAATTGAGTGGCATTTTTCTCTCCCGAGACTGTTGGTAAAAATGTCCGGACAGATCTCCTTGGTCTCTATCTATTTTGTGGGATTTTCTGGCGTATCAACCTGAATTTTTTCAGGATAATTGGGAAAATTTCCTGATTGGTTACCGTGTGAAATCTTTGGAGATGAAATTTTTTTTGGCATTGGACGTACTTGGAATAACCACGTGACGCATGCCTACGGCCTGCTTACCGCTTCACGGGAATGCACGGAGCACACTGAGCTTCACGGAAAAAAAAGATTTAGTCGCTTTTTTTGGCTCATGTAGTTTCCTCCGTAAGTTATTTATTAAATAAATAATTGCAGTTTCTCATAATATGTCCTTGCACTCTATGCCAAAATGCTTCATTTGGCGTTCTCATATCTCCATTTTCATCATCGAGACTTTGATGCGACCTGATCTCATTGTACCAATGAATAAACTCCTCAAACGTCGGATATTTCGATCTGAACTGTTTGTACGTTCCAAACCATCTCTCGATTTTTCCGTTGGTCTGCGGATGTTTTACTCTGGCGAGGATGTGATTGATCTCCATCTCCCGACATAATTTTTCAAATGCATGCTCCGCATTTCCCTGAGAATCTCTGGTATTCGCATAAAACTGCGTCCCATGATCGGTAATCACCTCACGAATTGGTGCGATGTACTCGTATTTTTCATAGGCTTCGCGCAGTACCTGAATCGAGAACTCCGTTGTTGCCCGGTCAAATTCTCCTCCAGCAAGGATCATACGGCTCGCATCGTCCAAAACAACGCAAACCTGCTTGCCATTGCATTTACTCTGATGCCAATCCATATGGACGGCGGACAAGCTCTCGTCACGTTCGTAACGAATCCAAGCAGGGCGACGAAATCCTTTTTTGGGTTCAGGGGAAGTCAAGTTTTCCTCCAAGAGGACACGATGGATCGCGCGTTCTCCAATCACTATTCCGAGGCGAGAACGAAAATACTTGTGCAGGCAACGACTCCCTACGCCAAGACGGTGTTTTTCCGAAATGATCAGAGAACGATGTTCGGGTGAGGGAATGATCGGAGGGCGACCTAAACGTTTCGGAGCAGGATATAATCCTGTTTTGCGATATGCTTGAACGAGTTGGTAAACTCGTTCGGTCGTAATCTGATACATTGCGGCCACCTGAACCACAGGGAAGTGCCAGTCAACCACCAGGGTGATGATTTGGATGATTTCATCTTGACTGAGAACCACGCGATAACCCTGCCGAGATGGGCGCAGAGAACTACTAAATCTTTTTGTGGCAGCACAGGAAGAGGGATTTTTCGGATTTATTTATTTGGAGTAAACACTTGAGAAATTTTTCCATCTCCTTTGCTCTTCTGTGCATTCCGGCGCCGCAGGCGTTCTCCGTGCATTCAGTGTAGCTCCGTGGAACTCCGTGGTTACTCCAAGCAAAGCCGCATGCATCAAAATCGCCGCCACGTAATTTCAAAAAAAAAGAGTAGTCCGTAAATTTAACGGACAAGAGCTGCTGCACGCTCTGCTGCAGAGCTCACGGACTCGGACTTAATGATCTCGATTCTGCGGACCGGGAAAATCGGCTTGCATGCCTCGAGCATCTTTTTCGACAGATCGCCCTTGACCATTGCGGAGACAAAAGTTTCAAAGTCTGCCTCCTTTGCGTAGTCCTGCACAACCTTCACCATCATTGCACGAATCTCGTGAATCTGGGACAGTCTTGCATGATTGATCGTAAATGCCGTGATCGTCACCTGAAGCTCACGAACACTGCCGAGCGGCTGAATCGTGATAGTGCTGTCAACACGGGATGCCCGCCTCTTGACCATTGCGCGGATGAAATCTTTTGTCATCTCGTGACCGTGGAACTGCGTATATGCTGCATCTCCTGCGACCGCATTGATCTTAAAGGACATCTTTATGTTCTGTTTGGAGTAGTCCTGGATTAACTCGCCAAGACTCGTCGACATTACGCGACCCGGCAGATTTGCCGTGTCAGAGGAGACAATCTCTCCGATAAACTGCTTACCGAGGAACTCTGGGGCATAGACCTTGAACCAGCTCTTTGCCTTCCATCCCTCGACTTTGCGTCCACCACTCTGCTTTTTTCTTGCCATGGTATCAACCTTAATTTTTGAAATTGGAATTCTATATCTCGCAAACGGCCATTTTTTTATGACAGCCGCTCCGATACTGACAGATTCACCAGATAATCATCCACCGTCGCAATCACTGATCTCAGTGACTCCCCGCTTATCTTTGCCACCACACAACCGTCGACTGCTGTAACGGTCATGAACCCGCCGTTGTCCGGAGACAACGACTGTGCCACATTCTCCGCATTCGCATGCACGGACGTGATAGTTCCACTCACGTGCATGATGCTGCCGCCTCCAGTTTTTTCAGGAACTCATTCTCGCACTCAAGCGGAACGTCTGCGCCGGCTCGGGAGTAATGCCCGCCGCCGGAACCGCCGCATGACTCTGCAGCAGACTTCATAATCTGCTCCAGATTCACCGCACATCCTGCTGGAGCGCGTGCTGAAACCCGGACCGAGGCTGACCCTCTGCCGACAACAAACATCGGAACGTCCGCGGACTCGATAAGAACATCAGCAGCATCACTTGCGGATGACGCATCGTTCACTCTCCAGATACACGGAGTCTCGGATATTTTCTCAGCAGATTTCACCGCCTCGATGATATGGTTTCTGTGGGCGATTGCTGTATTCCATGCCTCGTCCACATAGGAGGCGTCCCCGCAGCAGAGAGCATACGCAATGCCGGACTTACCGACTTTGCCGCATGCATCAACCACCGCAGTGAACGCGTGAGCATTCTGGATAACCTCGCGCTCAAGACTCCACGACTCTCCATACAGATTCATCAGGGCCTGATAGGACGCATCCGACTCAAGAGCGATTCTTGAAAGTATGCAGGACGTATAATCATCGTCCGATATTTTTGATGTGCATGCACTCTCAATTGCCTCGGCCTTCTTCGTCTCGCCGGATAAATTCGGCAGAAACGGATGCAGCGAGATTGCAATCTGCTCTTTTGTGGTTCGTCCCGGCATCAGAATGCCCCGGCCCGGATTTATCAGATTGTTTGCCACCGCATCACCGACAATTTTCGCATTCCTTCCAGAGATGCTCTGATTGTCGCCGATGATGCCCAGCATCACAAGACCTGCGAGGTCGCGGTTGTCTCCAAGCGCGTTTGCCACCAGATAGGCACAGCCTGCGGCTGAGAGTTCGGTCTCGCCGTCCTCGCCGCAGCTGCGCGGATTGACATGATTGGGGGAGGTGTTGTAGGGCACGTGATGATCAATGATCATCGTGCTTTCCACCAGACCAGTACACGACGCACCAAAGTCACAGAGAAGAGAACATTCAGGGTTCTCCACGTCATCCTCGTGTATTCCCGGTAGAATCCGGAGTTTGAATGCGATGTTCGCCCGATTGAGGGCTATTGACATGATCGCAGCTGACGCTATGCCGTCTGCATCGTAATGGGAGTAAATTTCCACGTACTCCATGGATGCAAGACGTTTTGCAAGGGTTTCAGCTGCGGTTTCCAGTGACATGAGGGGTGAGTGACGTTATCTGGAGAGGAGAATCTCTGCGGTCTCCGGTTTGTAGGTCCAGCCTGCGGGCAGGCGTTTGTTGCCGACATAGTATTTTACCAGTCTGCGGACTTTGGACTCGGTCAGCTGGAGCTGACGCTTGTTGTGGAGATCTTTTTTGTTCTCGCCAAGGTGCTTGCGCATTGCGAGTGCCTTGTACATCAGGTTGCGAAGGTCTTCGGGGATGTCGGTGTCAAGGTCGTGTTCACGCACGATTGCGTTGACTCTCTTGCCGGTAACCAGCTTTACGTTCGGAACACCGAATTTGTCTCTGAGGACGAGTCCAATCTGAGCGCAGGTAAGACCATTCTTACGAAGCTCAACGATTTTCTTCTCAATTTCCTGTACGTCGGTGTTGGACCACTCAGGTACTTCCTGGCGGAATGGTCTGACCGAGGAGGCGATTCCTCTTCTTCTTGCATGTATGCGTGCCATTGTTTTCACCTCCGAAGGGACTGTCCGCCCGTACAGCGGATAACCGTTTCCTTTGCGGAATCAAATGGAAACAGCCGTAAGTCACGAAAAGAGCAGTTGCATTAGCAGTTTTTTCCAATGCATGTCGCGTTTCCGCAGGTTTTCTGCGGAGCCGAACTGACTCGTCGTAATCCCAAAGCCGCAGGGTTGCGGCAGTGTCGTAGTGACAGACACGTCGGACTTACTTCAGTCAGCACTATAAAGTGCTCCTTTGATATTGGAGAGAAGACGAGATAAGGGTTGCGGGTGCATATACTTTCATGTACGACTGCATTGTTGTGGGGGCAGGGCCCGCGGGTCTTTTTTGTGCGGCAAATCTTTCACCGCTGCGGGTACTTGTTCTGGAAAAGATGATTCTCCCGGGGAGAAAACTGCTGATTGCAGGTTCCGGCCAGTGTAATGTTACGCATGCGGGCGATGTGAAGAGTTTTGCTGTTCATTACGGAGATCATGGTGCGTTTGTGAAGCCGGCACTGATGGCGTTTTCCAACTCTGCGATGCGGGAGTACTTTGAGAGCCGCGGTGTTGAGCTCATCGAACGCGAGTCAGGCAAGGTGTTTCCTGCGTCTCTTTCCGCGGATGATATTTTGGATGCGCTGCTTGATGCTTGTGATGAGGCAAATGTTGAGATTATGAGTTCTCTGCCGGCAGAGTCGGTGTCGTGCGAGAATGGTGTTTACCGAGTGAAAACCGCGCTTGGTGTTTTTTCCGCCAAAGTTCTGGTGATTGCGACTGGGGGAAAATCGTATCCGCAGACCGGTTCTACCGGAGATGGGTTTTTGTTGGCTGAGCTGCTTGGACACACCGTCATAGAGCCGCATCCCTCACTTGCTCCGGTGTATGTTGTTGATCACCGGCTTGCTGATCTGTCCGGCATTTCGTTTGCGAGTGTGAGTGTTGCAATCTGGCGGGATGGAAAAAAGATTCTGACGCGTTCAGGTGATCTGCTGATTACGCGGTTCGGCTACTCAGGGCCGGTGATTCTTGATTCATCGCGATGGATGCGGGATGGTGATGTGTTGAAAATCGCGTTTTCCCCAAAAAAGTCTGAGGAGTTGGATGCATTGATTCGTGCGGCGTGTGCGGCGTCCGGGGCAAAACAGGTGCAAAATCTTCTTTCGTTTGCAGGAGTTCCTGAACGGCTGCTTCGTCTGCTGGTGAGGGAGGCAGGAGTTCCTGAGGGCACGACCGGCGGACAGCTGACTGCCTCGATGCGTTCTATGCTTGTTCGAAATCTTGCCGAGTATCCGGTCAGAATCGATCATGTGGGAGATTACAAGGTTGCGATGGCAACTGCGGGCGGTGTGAGTCTTGAGGAGGTCAATAAGAAAACCTGCGAGTCAAAGATCTCGCCCGGACTTTTTTTCATCGGCGAGGTGCTCGATATCGACGGAGATACGGGCGGCTACAATATTCAGGCATGTTTTTCGACGGCGTTTCTTGCGTCGATTAGGATTCGTGAGTTGTTCTAATGCGCGAAGTTTGTTTTACGGCTGCGGATTTTGTCCCGGGGTATATTTTTTTGGCTGATTTGGATTTCAATCCATAATGTTTAAATTTGTATACTTCCTATCTTGTTATCACGCACTGCCTCAGTGGCTTAGCTGGCATAGCGCGTCCTTGGTAAGGACGAGGTCACGAGTTCAAATCTCGTCTGAGGCTCTTCTTTTTCGTTGTTTTTCAAAATTAAGACAAAATTTGCCTTTGTTTTCGTTCTGAGTTCAGAAATGGCTGTATCAAGCATTTTGCCTGCGTTTAAGCCTCCGTTCTTGATAAACTCGTAAGTCTCGGGATCGATTGTTGTGTGTAACCTTTTTCTAATCCTTTGGATTACCGTTTTTTTCGCTTTTCCTCTGTTTTGCATTTCTCTTTTCTCCTGTCCGGACACGTCCAGACACATGTGGACATTTTTGTATGCATAATGATCGGTCTGGCCGGTCATAAAACAGGGTTCCTCAATGGTTACCTGATCATCGATAGTGGTCATCGGGCACTTTCACATCGCGCGGTCTGGGATTTATCATGATACGGGTCGATGATTTCAGAGCCTATGAAAAAATTAACATCAGACGGTTGTGCTGATGTGATCCCGGAACCCGATCATAGGCGCAACAGAGGTTTAGAGAAGGGGAGCCGAAAACGGCAGCAACCCGGATCACGGGATCACGAGATGCACAAGAAGAAAATAGATTACAGTGATCCATTCGTCCGGGCGCTGTTATCTCCTGTTATCATCGGACGGTTAAGAGAAATTCTTGCAGAAGAGGACACCTAATCCTCTCTGTTTCAGATGGTATTATGTCACCTCGGGTAAATGGTTATTCATGGCGGTGAATGCAAAACTCAGTTTATCCCTCATGATCATGGTGAGTATGATCTTCGTGTTTTGTGCAGGTTGTGTATCAATGTCGGATCCGATTGTTGGAACATGGCATATGAAAGAAGGGGGTATGGGAACGATAGATCTTGAGTTCTACGACAACGGTCAGGGAACTGCCCATGCCTATGTCGATAAAGGTGTAGAATCTGCTTCTGATTATGGTTTAAATGGATATGTGAAGAAGATTGTTTTCGATTTCGCCTATCAAAAAGTGGGAAATCTCACATATTCGGCGACTATATTAGGGGCACATGTTGAATCATATACGGGACAGAGTACTTATATTTCCGGTAATCAGCTACCCGATACCTCATTTGGCATGTTTGAGATTCATTTTGGGGCAAGATTGAAAAAAACCCTTGAATGGACTTGGCACGGCGAAACGGATATTCTAACAAGATAATCTCCTTATTTTTAAGCCCATGTGTATGTGTGTGGGTAAGAAAAAAAGTGTATCTCTGAAAAAGTCCGACCGGACGGTCTGTCTGTGTGTATGTATGTGTGTGTCTGTTTCTTCTTTCTTCTTCTTTCTTGTACTGTACTTAGTACTAGTACTAAATAATAATAATATAATATAAAAAAAAAGCTATTGATGAGAGGTTTTTCCGGTCGGACGTCCGCACGTCCGGTCGGACTTTACCGTCCATAGAGATTTTTTCTTAAGCCCGTGTGTATGTGTGTGGGTATCAGTCTTTGAGCAGTCGCTTGATCTCTTTCTGAATCTCGGGGTTTTTCAAGAGTTCAAAAAATTGGTAGGTTACTGCGTCCACTCCCATTTCACGACGGGCAAGATCTGAGATGATGAGCGTATAGAGATATTCGCTCATGGACTCAAAGGGTGCATCATCCTTTTCAATGAGGGTTTTCACCTTCCCTAATGTTTCTGGACTCAAGCGGCAAGCAATTTGAGCCTTTTTCGTTACCATACTATGAGGTGTGGCGTATGTGTTATTAAAACGACACCCATAAATAGAACCCATGTGTATGTATGTATGCACTTGTGTTATCTATGTGTTATAACTCTCGTGTAAACAGACCGCGAGCGCGGAGGAGTTGAGAAAAAAATAGCATCAAACTTTAGCCTATACATCGGAGATTCCGATGCTAAAATTTGGAATAAATTTCTGGAAATGATACCCAAAGGAAAAGCGTCCAAAATAATCATGGCGCTCATTCGTGGGTATGTAGAAGGGAGATTTGTATTGAATGCCTGATCTGAAGATTTACTTCACAGATGATGAAGACGACCTGA harbors:
- the hisE gene encoding phosphoribosyl-ATP diphosphatase yields the protein MTDGLVFDELWRIICERADVDPGKKSYVRHLLFHEKGIDKPLEKVGEEACEFVLAVKNGHEEEIVGEAADLLFHMMVALKAAGVDFKKVEEELEVRQAGMHLHD
- a CDS encoding DDE-type integrase/transposase/recombinase codes for the protein MVLSQDEIIQIITLVVDWHFPVVQVAAMYQITTERVYQLVQAYRKTGLYPAPKRLGRPPIIPSPEHRSLIISEKHRLGVGSRCLHKYFRSRLGIVIGERAIHRVLLEENLTSPEPKKGFRRPAWIRYERDESLSAVHMDWHQSKCNGKQVCVVLDDASRMILAGGEFDRATTEFSIQVLREAYEKYEYIAPIREVITDHGTQFYANTRDSQGNAEHAFEKLCREMEINHILARVKHPQTNGKIERWFGTYKQFRSKYPTFEEFIHWYNEIRSHQSLDDENGDMRTPNEAFWHRVQGHIMRNCNYLFNK
- a CDS encoding 30S ribosomal protein S3ae, with amino-acid sequence MARKKQSGGRKVEGWKAKSWFKVYAPEFLGKQFIGEIVSSDTANLPGRVMSTSLGELIQDYSKQNIKMSFKINAVAGDAAYTQFHGHEMTKDFIRAMVKRRASRVDSTITIQPLGSVRELQVTITAFTINHARLSQIHEIRAMMVKVVQDYAKEADFETFVSAMVKGDLSKKMLEACKPIFPVRRIEIIKSESVSSAAERAAALVR
- a CDS encoding KEOPS complex subunit Pcc1; translated protein: MHVSGTITSVHANAENVAQSLSPDNGGFMTVTAVDGCVVAKISGESLRSVIATVDDYLVNLSVSERLS
- a CDS encoding DHH family phosphoesterase; translated protein: MSLETAAETLAKRLASMEYVEIYSHYDADGIASAAIMSIALNRANIAFKLRILPGIHEDDVENPECSLLCDFGASCTGLVESTMIIDHHVPYNTSPNHVNPRSCGEDGETELSAAGCAYLVANALGDNRDLAGLVMLGIIGDNQSISGRNAKIVGDAVANNLINPGRGILMPGRTTKEQIAISLHPFLPNLSGETKKAEAIESACTSKISDDDYTSCILSRIALESDASYQALMNLYGESWSLEREVIQNAHAFTAVVDACGKVGKSGIAYALCCGDASYVDEAWNTAIAHRNHIIEAVKSAEKISETPCIWRVNDASSASDAADVLIESADVPMFVVGRGSASVRVSARAPAGCAVNLEQIMKSAAESCGGSGGGHYSRAGADVPLECENEFLKKLEAAASCT
- a CDS encoding 30S ribosomal protein S15; this translates as MARIHARRRGIASSVRPFRQEVPEWSNTDVQEIEKKIVELRKNGLTCAQIGLVLRDKFGVPNVKLVTGKRVNAIVREHDLDTDIPEDLRNLMYKALAMRKHLGENKKDLHNKRQLQLTESKVRRLVKYYVGNKRLPAGWTYKPETAEILLSR
- a CDS encoding NAD(P)/FAD-dependent oxidoreductase; this encodes MYDCIVVGAGPAGLFCAANLSPLRVLVLEKMILPGRKLLIAGSGQCNVTHAGDVKSFAVHYGDHGAFVKPALMAFSNSAMREYFESRGVELIERESGKVFPASLSADDILDALLDACDEANVEIMSSLPAESVSCENGVYRVKTALGVFSAKVLVIATGGKSYPQTGSTGDGFLLAELLGHTVIEPHPSLAPVYVVDHRLADLSGISFASVSVAIWRDGKKILTRSGDLLITRFGYSGPVILDSSRWMRDGDVLKIAFSPKKSEELDALIRAACAASGAKQVQNLLSFAGVPERLLRLLVREAGVPEGTTGGQLTASMRSMLVRNLAEYPVRIDHVGDYKVAMATAGGVSLEEVNKKTCESKISPGLFFIGEVLDIDGDTGGYNIQACFSTAFLASIRIRELF